The following are encoded in a window of Chlamydiales bacterium STE3 genomic DNA:
- a CDS encoding putative antiporter subunit mnhC2 (Product derived from UniProtKB/Swiss-Prot:Q4L445;Gene name derived from UniProtKB/Swiss-Prot:Q4L445) → MDLTAVIIGIMVFCGTYLILQHRLSQMVLGFLLFSNAVNLLLLSMAQNPDEKVAPLVEGNHVSSYVDPIPQALILTAIVIGFAFIAHFMILCYRLFCDEKHEDLSELFRRKK, encoded by the coding sequence ATGGACTTAACAGCTGTTATCATCGGGATTATGGTATTCTGTGGGACCTATCTCATTCTACAACACCGCCTCTCTCAAATGGTTTTAGGGTTTTTACTTTTCTCCAATGCCGTTAATCTGCTGCTGCTTTCGATGGCACAAAATCCCGATGAAAAAGTGGCTCCCCTCGTTGAGGGCAACCATGTTTCCTCTTACGTCGACCCTATTCCTCAGGCATTAATTTTGACAGCTATTGTCATCGGCTTTGCTTTCATTGCCCATTTCATGATTCTCTGCTACAGGTTGTTTTGCGATGAAAAACATGAAGATCTATCTGAACTTTTTAGGAGGAAGAAATAA
- a CDS encoding Na(+)/H(+) antiporter subunit D (Product derived from UniProtKB/Swiss-Prot:Q9RGZ2;Gene name derived from UniProtKB/Swiss-Prot:Q9RGZ2), producing MVISFLITPLITALILLFMIEPSFKSRRGIALTSCILQLILSLVISIKCLNGEIFVLMMGGWAAPYGIALVVDFFSALMLFATLLVYLTTILYGAFEIVEAPEPYFRLPLIFFLQAGTNLILITGDFFNLFVAFEIMLTSSYALLSLEAQKGKVKQIFSYVSINLAGSMIFLWGAAMAYGYTGNLNMAALALFFADKAQSPLTIAFALLMLSVVGLKIGIFPLYFWLPESYPILPYSINALFGGILGKVGIYVLLRLFLTVLPHDLPTVKEWMILLSIPTMLLGVIGAISKTSIKEILSYHIISQVGYIVFAIGVFTPLSLAAALLFTLHNMWVKTSLFLYAGIAGQYFRTDSLNHMGGGLKALPWVGALFLLQALSLAGLPPLSGFWGKYLILSEGLSSGHTFAVVIALLTSWMTLFSMLKIWGFAFWGEEKPLFKGESSPLFKYASLAGIALVVFSLLLGFGVEYALQFSENAITHLLDKQNYIHQVFGFSDIAKLEIL from the coding sequence ATGGTCATCTCATTTCTTATCACTCCCTTAATAACAGCGCTCATTTTGCTATTCATGATCGAGCCATCCTTCAAATCAAGACGGGGCATTGCTCTCACTTCTTGTATCTTACAGCTAATTTTGAGCCTAGTGATAAGCATCAAATGCCTAAACGGTGAAATTTTTGTGTTGATGATGGGTGGGTGGGCAGCGCCTTATGGCATCGCCTTGGTTGTCGATTTTTTCTCAGCACTTATGCTCTTTGCCACACTTCTTGTCTACCTGACAACGATATTATACGGGGCATTTGAAATAGTTGAAGCTCCGGAGCCCTACTTTAGACTGCCTCTCATTTTTTTCCTTCAGGCAGGAACCAACCTTATCTTAATCACAGGTGACTTCTTTAATCTTTTTGTGGCTTTTGAAATCATGCTCACCTCCTCCTATGCTCTTTTGAGTTTGGAGGCGCAAAAAGGCAAGGTGAAGCAGATTTTCTCTTACGTCTCGATCAACTTAGCGGGAAGCATGATTTTTCTTTGGGGGGCAGCAATGGCCTATGGGTATACCGGCAACCTCAATATGGCCGCTTTGGCACTTTTTTTTGCAGATAAAGCTCAAAGCCCCCTGACGATCGCCTTCGCTTTGCTTATGCTTAGCGTAGTGGGCTTAAAAATTGGCATTTTCCCTCTTTACTTTTGGCTTCCGGAGAGCTATCCCATTCTTCCCTATTCTATCAATGCTCTTTTCGGAGGAATACTCGGGAAAGTGGGTATTTACGTACTTTTAAGGCTTTTTTTGACAGTACTTCCTCATGACCTTCCCACAGTGAAGGAATGGATGATCTTACTCTCCATTCCTACAATGCTTTTAGGAGTTATAGGGGCCATCTCCAAAACATCGATTAAAGAAATACTCTCTTACCACATTATCAGCCAAGTGGGCTATATTGTTTTTGCTATCGGTGTGTTTACACCTCTATCTTTAGCCGCAGCTTTGTTATTTACACTTCACAATATGTGGGTAAAGACCTCTTTGTTTCTTTATGCTGGGATTGCGGGACAGTATTTCCGCACAGACTCCTTAAACCACATGGGAGGAGGATTGAAAGCTCTACCATGGGTAGGAGCACTATTTCTTCTTCAGGCTTTATCCCTTGCAGGGCTGCCTCCTTTAAGTGGTTTTTGGGGTAAATACTTAATTCTTTCGGAAGGCCTTTCTTCTGGGCATACTTTTGCTGTCGTGATCGCTCTATTGACAAGCTGGATGACCCTATTTAGTATGCTCAAAATTTGGGGCTTTGCATTTTGGGGAGAAGAAAAACCTCTTTTTAAAGGTGAAAGCTCTCCTTTGTTTAAGTATGCATCCCTCGCTGGTATTGCTTTGGTCGTTTTTTCGCTCTTATTGGGCTTCGGCGTTGAGTATGCGCTACAATTTTCAGAAAATGCCATTACGCATTTACTTGATAAGCAAAACTACATCCACCAAGTTTTTGGATTTTCTGACATAGCCAAACTGGAGATTCTATGA
- a CDS encoding Na(+)/H(+) antiporter subunit E1 (Product derived from UniProtKB/Swiss-Prot:Q4L4W3;Gene name derived from UniProtKB/Swiss-Prot:Q4L4W3), translating into MKAFLTNIVLAFVWLMLGEIALWRFFLGFFLGFIILSFFPNIQSNESYIKKMMAFFRFLKKFSWELLKANFLVAKMVLFKPKKDLHPFFLTYDVRGLNKTELLILNHCITLTPGTVTVLLSEDHTSLLVHVLSADSKEAIIAGIKNGLEMPILAFTRG; encoded by the coding sequence ATGAAAGCTTTCTTGACAAATATAGTCTTAGCTTTTGTGTGGCTAATGCTGGGTGAAATTGCTTTGTGGCGCTTTTTTCTAGGATTTTTTCTTGGCTTTATCATCTTAAGTTTTTTCCCCAACATTCAAAGCAATGAAAGCTATATCAAGAAAATGATGGCTTTTTTTCGTTTTTTAAAGAAGTTTTCTTGGGAACTCTTAAAGGCAAACTTCCTTGTAGCAAAGATGGTTCTTTTTAAACCCAAAAAGGACCTCCACCCCTTCTTTTTAACCTATGATGTGAGAGGGCTTAATAAAACGGAGCTCTTGATTTTGAATCATTGCATCACCCTAACCCCAGGCACAGTGACGGTGCTTCTCAGCGAAGATCATACCTCTCTCCTTGTCCATGTCCTTTCTGCAGATTCTAAAGAAGCTATCATCGCTGGAATTAAAAACGGTTTAGAGATGCCCATACTTGCTTTTACAAGAGGATAA
- a CDS encoding Monovalent cation/H+ antiporter subunit F (Product derived from UniProtKB/Trembl:W7QF67), which yields MIYFFYALMTLSLFFGVVRLLKGPSILNRIIAFDAISVSIIGIIIIFSIEQRISYFLELILVFSLLGFVTTVALIDYLFRTKKSEIHDELE from the coding sequence GTGATCTATTTTTTTTATGCTCTGATGACGCTCTCTCTTTTTTTTGGTGTTGTTAGACTCCTTAAGGGACCGAGCATTCTGAATCGTATCATAGCTTTCGACGCTATCTCCGTTTCGATTATTGGCATTATCATTATTTTTTCTATCGAGCAGCGCATTTCTTATTTTCTAGAACTCATCTTAGTTTTTAGTCTTTTAGGATTTGTGACAACCGTTGCCCTGATCGATTATCTATTTAGAACAAAAAAAAGTGAGATTCATGATGAATTGGAATGA